The following are encoded together in the Robertmurraya sp. FSL R5-0851 genome:
- a CDS encoding alpha/beta fold hydrolase, which translates to MKSIVVNDERICYEDIGEGIPIIFLHPPGMGRKVFYEQKALSKHFRIILLDFPGHGDSSYNVEREVSVERFGEDIIAFMNGLNITAAVIFGYSSGGAIAQYLAIHYPSRVHTLILSGGYPIVDRWMIKNEHRLGVYTATKSKNLLANVLAISHTKDRQFRRELKEHMYKANHHVWAKYYYDVMHFNCKDDLAKITAPALLMYGSRSDSFNTYIKTYKKELADVEIFVIKGESHQLPTRQPSYVNQIITGYLLSRK; encoded by the coding sequence ATGAAGAGCATCGTAGTTAATGATGAACGTATCTGTTATGAAGATATCGGTGAAGGAATTCCTATTATTTTCCTCCATCCACCAGGCATGGGAAGAAAGGTTTTTTACGAGCAAAAAGCTTTATCCAAGCATTTCCGTATTATTTTGCTCGATTTCCCTGGACATGGAGACAGTTCATACAATGTGGAAAGAGAAGTGTCCGTTGAACGATTTGGCGAGGATATCATTGCGTTTATGAATGGTTTAAATATTACAGCAGCTGTTATTTTTGGTTATTCCTCTGGTGGAGCTATTGCCCAATATTTGGCTATTCATTATCCAAGTAGAGTTCATACTCTCATTTTATCCGGAGGTTATCCTATAGTGGATCGTTGGATGATAAAAAATGAGCATCGTTTGGGTGTATATACTGCAACAAAAAGCAAAAATTTATTAGCTAACGTTTTGGCCATTTCCCATACAAAGGATCGACAATTTCGCCGTGAGTTAAAAGAGCATATGTACAAAGCTAACCATCATGTCTGGGCAAAATACTATTATGATGTTATGCATTTTAACTGCAAAGATGATTTAGCAAAGATTACGGCACCCGCTCTGTTGATGTACGGAAGCAGATCAGATTCTTTTAATACCTACATTAAAACGTATAAAAAGGAGCTGGCTGATGTCGAGATCTTTGTTATTAAGGGAGAATCACACCAGTTGCCAACGAGACAGCCTAGTTATGTTAATCAGATCATTACGGGTTATTTGTTGAGTAGAAAGTAG